From bacterium, the proteins below share one genomic window:
- a CDS encoding RidA family protein, with product MSKIVIQTDKAPAAIGPYSQAVKIKSSGFLFTAGQIPIDPETGKISGYTIKEQTRQALLNLKNVVEAGGSCLENVIKTTVFLKDMKDFSEMNEVYREYFKEYPPARSAIEASRLPKDVLVEVECVAAVNE from the coding sequence ATGTCAAAAATAGTAATTCAGACAGATAAAGCACCTGCTGCAATCGGGCCTTACAGCCAGGCAGTTAAGATAAAATCCTCAGGCTTTCTTTTTACTGCAGGCCAAATACCGATTGACCCTGAAACAGGCAAAATTTCAGGCTATACAATCAAAGAACAGACTCGTCAGGCTCTTCTGAATCTTAAGAATGTGGTTGAAGCCGGAGGCTCGTGCCTTGAGAATGTTATAAAAACCACAGTCTTTTTAAAAGACATGAAGGATTTTTCTGAGATGAACGAGGTTTACCGGGAATATTTTAAAGAGTATCCCCCTGCACGTTCTGCAATTGAGGCTTCAAGACTGCCGAAAGATGTTCTTGTTGAAGTTGAATGTGTGGCTGCTGTAAATGAGTAA
- a CDS encoding deoxynucleoside kinase produces MKEANYFAIEGVIGAGKTCLAELLSERLEGDLILENPETNPYLEDFYKNRKRYAFQVQLFFLLSRYRQLVEFQQQDLFRSCIVADYIFQKDKIFAYVNLEDRDYQLYKKIALMLEQELPKPDLVIYLQSSTERLIANIKKRGNRYEKTISKDYIKKLNDAYNEFFFRYTDTSLLVINSSEIDFVENEDDLEDLITQILNPPAGMKYYIPKKG; encoded by the coding sequence TTGAAAGAGGCAAATTATTTTGCCATTGAGGGTGTTATAGGCGCAGGGAAAACATGCCTTGCAGAGCTGTTGTCAGAGAGGCTTGAAGGTGATCTGATACTGGAAAATCCTGAAACCAATCCATATCTTGAGGATTTTTATAAAAACAGGAAAAGATATGCTTTTCAGGTTCAGCTGTTTTTTCTTTTAAGCCGCTACCGCCAGCTTGTAGAATTCCAGCAGCAGGACCTTTTCCGTTCGTGCATTGTGGCTGATTACATTTTCCAGAAAGATAAAATATTTGCATACGTAAATCTCGAAGACAGAGATTATCAATTATATAAGAAGATTGCCCTTATGCTTGAACAGGAACTGCCGAAACCGGATCTTGTTATATATCTTCAGAGTAGTACGGAAAGACTGATAGCAAATATAAAGAAAAGAGGCAACCGTTACGAAAAAACAATATCAAAAGACTACATTAAAAAGCTGAATGATGCGTACAATGAATTCTTTTTCAGATATACTGATACTTCACTTCTTGTTATTAATTCATCGGAAATTGATTTTGTAGAAAATGAAGATGACCTTGAAGATCTTATTACTCAGATATTAAATCCGCCGGCAGGGATGAAATATTATATACCAAAAAAAGGTTAA
- a CDS encoding ABC transporter ATP-binding protein, with the protein MNTYIRILKYLKPYWSRLAGSIICVLFFVMFSSGSLISVMPFLSTIFTNGAEQASVQSPVANISSVPESVVPNAGIKKEAIKKKLYTFFLGKDWKQNRLNALHRICVLLVFVILLKSLFGYLQAYLMAYVEQGVIRDIRNDIYRHIHRLSLSYFDRTRTGQMISRITNDVNLVNGGLSASFFTLIKNPLLIITSLSIAFIISWKLTIASFVVLPVSLIIIGWLGLKLRKDSRISQQKMADVTSVLQETIAGARIVKAFGMEDFEIKKFAKETNRYFRTLLRLTRIRNLASPITEFLGTMVGVGILWYGGQQVLGGVHGSSGLSPAEFITFLMVIFSIMQPVKEMSSVNNRIQEALAAGERIFSLLDTEPDIKEVDNPVSCPDFKDSIIYDNVRFAYNRKRDLILDSVSLTVKKGEIFAIVGPSGAGKSTLVDLLPRFYDPQKGRILIDGTDISYMKVRDLRQLMGIVTQETILFNDTVRNNIAYGMEDTDMSKVVEAAKIANAHRFIEKMENGYDTVIGERGVKLSGGEKQRLAIARAVLKNPPILILDEATSSLDTESELLVQEALDRLMKNRTSLVIAHRLSTVQHADTIIVLDKGKIVEKGSHKTLLHKEGLYKRLYNMQFRDNAKVNKV; encoded by the coding sequence ATGAATACTTATATCCGCATCCTGAAATATTTAAAACCCTACTGGTCCAGGCTTGCCGGTTCAATTATTTGTGTTCTTTTCTTTGTAATGTTTTCAAGCGGCTCACTTATTTCAGTTATGCCGTTTTTATCAACTATATTTACAAATGGGGCGGAACAGGCATCTGTACAATCGCCAGTTGCCAATATAAGCTCAGTACCGGAGTCAGTTGTTCCGAATGCAGGGATAAAAAAAGAAGCCATAAAAAAGAAGTTATATACCTTTTTTCTCGGCAAAGACTGGAAACAAAACAGATTAAATGCGCTTCACAGAATTTGTGTTCTGCTGGTTTTTGTTATTTTGCTGAAAAGCCTTTTCGGTTATCTTCAGGCTTATCTGATGGCGTATGTTGAGCAGGGTGTAATAAGAGACATACGTAATGATATTTATCGCCATATCCACAGATTATCATTGAGCTATTTTGACAGAACACGTACAGGCCAGATGATTTCCCGTATAACAAATGATGTTAATCTTGTAAACGGAGGGCTTTCTGCAAGTTTTTTCACATTAATTAAAAATCCCCTTTTAATAATTACTTCCCTATCAATAGCATTTATCATCTCATGGAAATTGACAATTGCGTCTTTTGTTGTTCTGCCTGTGAGCCTGATTATTATAGGCTGGCTCGGACTAAAATTGAGAAAAGACAGCCGTATTTCACAGCAGAAAATGGCTGATGTTACATCAGTTCTTCAGGAGACAATAGCAGGAGCAAGAATTGTTAAGGCTTTTGGTATGGAGGATTTTGAGATAAAGAAATTTGCAAAAGAGACAAACCGGTATTTCAGAACGCTTCTGCGCCTTACACGAATAAGGAATCTGGCTTCTCCCATCACTGAATTTCTCGGCACTATGGTAGGAGTAGGAATTCTCTGGTACGGCGGCCAGCAGGTACTTGGAGGTGTTCATGGAAGTTCCGGCCTCAGCCCTGCTGAGTTTATAACTTTTCTCATGGTAATTTTTTCCATAATGCAGCCTGTAAAAGAGATGTCAAGCGTAAATAACAGAATCCAGGAGGCGCTTGCAGCAGGAGAGAGGATTTTTTCCCTTTTGGATACTGAGCCGGATATAAAAGAAGTTGATAATCCTGTTTCATGTCCGGATTTCAAAGATTCTATTATATATGACAATGTGAGATTTGCATATAACAGGAAGAGGGATCTAATACTTGACTCTGTGTCTTTAACTGTGAAGAAGGGAGAAATTTTTGCCATTGTGGGGCCGAGCGGAGCAGGAAAATCCACTCTTGTTGATCTGCTGCCGAGATTTTATGACCCGCAAAAAGGGAGAATCCTGATTGATGGTACTGATATCTCCTATATGAAAGTGAGAGATTTAAGACAGCTTATGGGAATTGTCACACAGGAAACGATTTTGTTTAATGATACTGTCCGGAACAATATTGCTTATGGAATGGAAGATACGGACATGTCCAAAGTTGTCGAAGCTGCAAAAATTGCAAATGCCCACAGATTCATAGAGAAGATGGAAAACGGCTATGATACTGTAATCGGTGAAAGGGGAGTCAAGCTTTCCGGAGGGGAGAAGCAGAGGCTTGCAATAGCAAGGGCGGTTCTGAAAAATCCGCCGATACTGATACTTGACGAAGCTACATCTTCTCTTGATACTGAATCCGAACTACTTGTTCAGGAAGCTCTTGACAGGCTTATGAAGAACAGGACATCCCTTGTTATTGCGCACAGGCTGTCAACAGTGCAGCATGCAGATACAATAATCGTTCTGGACAAGGGGAAGATAGTGGAAAAGGGAAGCCATAAAACACTTCTGCATAAAGAGGGGCTGTACAAACGTCTGTACAATATGCAGTTCAGAGACAATGCCAAAGTGAATAAAGTTTAG
- the folK gene encoding 2-amino-4-hydroxy-6-hydroxymethyldihydropteridine diphosphokinase, which produces MVKVFLGLGSNQGNRELNLVKSIDFLREMEGIEVLNISSVYITEPWGVKDQPDFLNLVLQISTKLSAKELLKGCMNIEKSVGREKTYKWGPRIIDIDILMYGDEIISEQDLILPHAFLTERRFELVPLAEICPNCVIPGKNVTVKDALLSCMDKSSVKLHSTQL; this is translated from the coding sequence TTGGTAAAAGTTTTTTTAGGGCTTGGGTCAAATCAGGGAAACAGAGAATTAAACCTCGTTAAATCGATAGATTTTTTGCGGGAAATGGAAGGTATTGAGGTTCTAAATATTTCTTCTGTCTACATAACGGAACCCTGGGGAGTGAAAGATCAGCCGGATTTTTTGAATCTTGTACTACAGATAAGTACGAAATTATCTGCAAAAGAGCTTTTAAAAGGGTGCATGAATATCGAAAAATCGGTTGGAAGAGAAAAAACGTATAAGTGGGGCCCGCGAATAATAGATATTGATATTTTAATGTACGGGGATGAGATTATTTCAGAGCAGGATTTAATCCTGCCCCATGCGTTCCTGACAGAGCGGCGTTTTGAGTTGGTGCCGCTTGCAGAGATCTGCCCGAACTGCGTTATTCCGGGCAAAAATGTAACTGTTAAAGATGCTCTTTTATCGTGCATGGATAAAAGTAGTGTGAAATTACACAGTACTCAACTGTAA